GCTTGCCACCTTTCATCTCACCCTCCACGTCCGGCTTAGTGGATACCGCCGATGCGCTTCAGGTTGCTGAAGTTCATCCAAACAAACACAGCCTTGCCGACGATGTTCTTGTCCGGCACGAAGCCCCAGTAGCGGCTGTCTGCGCTGTTGTCGCGGTTATCGCCCATCATGAAATAATTGCCTTCCGGTACGATACAGGTAAATCCATCGTAGGAATAGGTGCAATTTTCGTGATGGGGAAACTCCTCCACGGCGCTCAGGTTGATCGTGCGCGCGCCGTCCATGTTCAGGATGCGGTGCGGGACGTTCGGCAGCTTTTCCAGGAATTGCTTGTGGTAAACCGGGCGCTCGTCGTCCAGGTAATCGTCCATCGGCTGGTACTCGACCGGCCGGCCGTTGATCGTCAGGCGCTTGTTCTCGTAAGTGATTTTATCACCCGGCACGCCGATGACGCGCTTGATGTAGTCCTGGCTCGGATCCTTGGGGTATTTGAACACCATGACGTCGCCGCGCTGCGGATCGCCGACCTGGATTATCTTTTTGTTAATCACCGGCAGGCGGATGCCGTAATCGAACTTGTTCACGAGGATCAGGTCGCCCACGAGCAAGGTCGGCACCATCGACGACGACGGGATCTTGAACGGCT
This genomic stretch from Massilia putida harbors:
- the lepB gene encoding signal peptidase I, which produces MNLQPILGNFALILFVAMVITGVIWCLDVFVLAKQRRARADAALAEYDARHAKLTADGIKVDNGNRAVLEASILRQPTWVEYSGSFFPVIALVFVMRSFLFEPFKIPSSSMVPTLLVGDLILVNKFDYGIRLPVINKKIIQVGDPQRGDVMVFKYPKDPSQDYIKRVIGVPGDKITYENKRLTINGRPVEYQPMDDYLDDERPVYHKQFLEKLPNVPHRILNMDGARTINLSAVEEFPHHENCTYSYDGFTCIVPEGNYFMMGDNRDNSADSRYWGFVPDKNIVGKAVFVWMNFSNLKRIGGIH